The window ttttctcaagaaaatccattaaaaatagTTTGGAAAACAATAGGAAAGTTGGATTTTCTTGGCATCCAAACACCCCAAATTAGGAAAGGAGAAGAGAATCAAAGGGGATGGTTGTTGTTGTGTCTCTAACGGATGAGATTTCATCAAGAAAGTGCAACTGTAACGGGGCATTTTGAAcacttagtaaaaaaaatgtttcccaAAGCTTCCTAGCTCCTTAAAAGATGTTTCAAGaaatataacatttaaataatatgattgattcaatttcatcGAACTCCAACCTCAACTACATACCTTTGCATCTTGACAAATTCAACAACTTGATTTTCATTAGGCAAGTAGTCCGAAGAAAGATTGAAAAACCGAGTTAGgagacacttaggaattttgtccggaattgtcaacctagctaaacactcacacgTATGAACTAGACATATACATTCAGAGAATGGAATGACTTTGCCATAtagaaatgagaagaaagagagaagtgACTCACCAATAAGCTAACAGAAGCCATTTTTAGAGTATAAGCATTCTTGGATGAGTTTAAGCATGAGATCCTTCCTCATAGTTCTCTCCTCCTCTTAGCCTCTTCTTAGGTTGTGTTTCCTCAAGACGGAAATAACCACTTCTATCACTGCTTCTCTTGGCACTTGTATACCTTGTTTGATGGTTCACTTTCTTATCTTGGGCGTATATAAGATGGATTCGACAGTTTTTCATCACATGGGATGCCCCAGAGAGACTAAAATAAGCTGtaattttcttgaatttattGAGGCTACTGGTCTTGGATATCATAAGTTTAGCACCAGGTTGATACACCAGCCATATGTGATCAGTTTCAACCACTCTGTCTCCGCTGTGTGTCCAAGAGATGGAGCTACTCAAATAAGGCCCctctctaaatttaaaattacaacaAATCTAACCAGGGCCTTGAATGATTTCGTCCTCCTCAAGTGTGAACACAGAGCATAGAGCAAAACCCAGAAAGTCCTTGTTATGCCAATTTGGAGGCAGCTCTATTGTTACTGAGGATCCGATACTTGGATGCTGGAACCACTCTGGAATTGTACTTCCAGGAAGAACAATATTGTATTCAATTTCTGGAAGAAAGTTCTGcatcaaaagataaataaataaataaataattataatgttttaagATATAATACCAAATTCACACATGAGAGAGATAAACCTGATGAAGTTTCTCCAGTATGGTTGCCACATTATCCTGAGCTAGTGCGAAGCAATTCGACAGTTTGAAAGATACAGGATGAAGGCAAGAGGAAGACGATAGGTACTGTGGTGACTGTGGAGAGGGAATTGATAAAAACTCAAGGGATATGCAATCCCCAgctgttataactcaaccaagatgagtaccctaatttcatatatactggaatctcctgattaaaaatgagtagaaaaataatagcggaaacatacctgaatccattgaaggagaaaccttataggaagaaaaccctttgagatggtcttccaattctggccactagattctgtgtcaatttctctctgagaggattttcggaaattggaatgcgtagtggtagaatggggaccataaccctatttataaactgctagggtagttttaattttatcacaattatatttctgcccctcatagaaataataattatctaatggtatctacacaataatctcatgacaattatacccttaagccaattaatcaattattaattagatcactatatttaggcttaattaaatgatagcacacacattttaattatttacatgtgtggcccaaattatagattaattacaaaaaattaatctaacaatctCCTACTGGGCCACATGCAtatgtaatcaaataaatgtgcTTAACCTTATGAGCTCAAAATTTGCTATCATGTCCTTAGGGTATATCCGAACAATCTCGTCCATTAACTATACTGACATAGGATTAAGGTGGCCTTTGTTACATCAATTGTTACTAGACCAATCAATGGTCACATATATCTACACAGCTAAATGACATAGATCAATCATGAGTAcatagcatggaaattacatgcaatgtgatctattcatgcctatttccaactggtcctacttaactttattgagatcaaatctttagcataatttaacagagtgcaataaaatgaatactttatttctgcagaacacaatccaaatttatagataaagtctaaacataacatagagcaatatacaatgaataatataaactcCCACTAAATTTGGATATCCTCAAATGAGACAACACCCATATGAGCAGTGTGCTCATGAAAGACCTTGGGTGGTAATCCCTTTGTAAGCGGATCCGCTATCATGGAGTTTGTTCCAATATGCTCTATGGATATCTGTCCACTCTGTACTTTTTCTTTACAACTAGGAACTTGATAtcaatgtattttgattttgtagaactcctgttgttattggaatataaaactgctgatttattgtcacaaaatatcTTCAGTGGTCTTTCAATACCATCCAGAACACGCAGCCTAGTGACAAAATTTCGTAGCCATATTCCTTGATTGGATGCCTCATAACATGCTACAAACTCTGCTTCCATGGTGGATGAAGTTACGAGTGTCTGTTTGGCAGACCTCCATGAAATTGCTCCACCAGCCAACAGATAAATATAGCCTGATGTGGATCTTTTGCTGTCTTGGCATCCAGCAAAGTCGGAGTCGGAATACCCAATGAACTCTAACTGATCCAATCTCCTATATGTAAGCATGTACTCTTTTGTTCTCTGTAAATATCTCATAACCCTCTTGGCTGCTCTCCAATGATCCATTCCAGGGTTACTTAGATATCTGCCTAACAtgccaacaatgtacgcaatatccggacgTGTACATACCTGAGCATACATTAGACTCCCCACAGCCGAAGCGTAAGGAATCTTCTGCATTTCTTGActttctaaactatttttaggGCATTGATTAAGATTGAATTTGTCTCCTTTAGCGACAGGGGTATCACCTGGTTTGCTATTTTGCATGCCATACCTTTGGAGGACTTTATCAATATAGGTCCTttgtgacaatcctaaaatacccCTAGAACGATCTCGGTGTATCTGGATTCCTAAGACAAATGAGGtatcaccaagatctttcatctcaaaatgttttgataaaaatctcttggtgtcgtgcaatatgctaatatcatttgtggctAGCAATATGTCATCGACATATAAAACCAGGAAAATATACTTACTCCCACTGAATTTGTGATACACACATTCATCCATAAGATTTGCCTCAAAACCATATGagacaataatttgatgaaacttgaAGTACCACTAACGAGAAGCTTGCTTGAgcccataaatggatttagttaatttacaaaccatattctttgagtcttcggacacaaaattttctggttgtaccatataaattgtttcatcaatgtcaccattgagaaacgctgttttaacatccatttgatgtaactcaagATCATAATGTGCAACTAGTGCCATGATTATCCTGAAAGAGTCCTTCGTAGAAACTGGAGAGAAGGTCTCTTTGAAgtcaattccttctttttgagtaaagcctttagctacaagacgtgctttatacctttctacattaccatttgaatcccgcttggttttaaatatccatttacaaccaatgggcTTCGTACCAACTGGTAATGGGACAAGTTCCCAAACTTTATTGTCTTGCATAGATTtgtactcttcattcatggcttcaaTCCATTTCTGAGAGTTGGAACTTTTCATGGCTTGCTGGAAGTTGATTGGATCATCTTCCATCATTCCACTTTCTACCTCACGTTCCTGGATATATACGATATAATCGTCCGAAATTGCATTTCTCCTCtctctagtggatctccttaatggcatattttcttgaggttgttgagtttgttcttcaggagcaatgtcctcatttgcaattaagggttGAACAATATTGTCTGTTGGTTGAGGAtccaaatttacttcttgatcaatgataggtagtgaaacctgtacattatcaaaagcaatagtagatccctcttcctcctcaaagaCAATATTCCTAACCTGATTTCTCCCCCcaaactcaacatcctcaaaaaatgttgcagttcccgtctcaaaaattgacctaatagcaggatcataaaatttaaaacccctTGATCGCTCTGCATAGCCAATAAAGTAGTTGCTAACTGTTttagagtccaatttcttttcatgaggCTTATAAGGTCTCGCTTCAGCTGGACAtccccaaatatgaaaatgcttTAAACTGGGCTTTCGACCCGTCCAAAGCTCATAAGGCGTTTTAGCAGCCGCTTTAATTGGCACCCGATTTAGGATATAAGCTGCCGTTTTGAGTGCTTCACCCCAGAGTTTTTCGGGTAAAGtagaatgactaatcatactccTTACCATGTCCTTAAGGGTTCGGTTTcgtctttctgctacaccattcatGCTAGGTGATcctggcatggtgtattgagggaCGATCCCACATTCCTTTAGGTATTTAGCAAATGGTCCTGGACATTGTTCAcctgatccgtcatatctaccatagtattcaccaccacggtcagatctgacgctctttattcttttgttgagttgtaactcaacttctgctttaaatgttttgaacacGTCCAATGATTGTAATTTCTCATGTATAAGAAATAGGTAGCCatatcttgaatagtcatctatgaatgttATAAAGTACTGTTGACCATTCCAAGATGCCGTAGGGTATGGTCCACAAATatctgtatgaattaattctaagacGTCTGTAGCTCTATTTGCacctaatttctttgttttggtctgttttcctttaatacactcaacacaaatatcaaaatctgaaaAGTCAAGTGAATCTAAAATCCCATCGGACACAAGTCGCTCAACTCTAGATTTAGAGatatgacctaggcgtttgtgccacaaTGAGGCCGaattatctttattcaatttacGTTTTGTACCTCGTGATTCcacatgcaaggtttcattataGGACGGAACAGTTTCCAACAAATATAGATTATCATAAACATTAAGTAAACCGGTTCCTAcaacatttgaattaatagataatgcaaatctattgtttccaaatgaacaacaataacCTGATTTGTCCAAAACAGAAACTGAAATTAAATTTCGTCTGAAAGACGGTACAACAAAAGTAtctattaaatccaaaaaataaccagatttcaataataatctaaagtgcCCTATTGCCTCTACTTCTACCGACTGACCGTCTCCGACATAGATGCATCTTTCAGCATCACTTGGTTTTCGGTAACTCAGGCAACCCTGCATAGAAACACAAATGTGAGTAGTAGCACCagaatctaaccaccatgtgttTCTAGATACTGAAGCTAAATTAACTTCAGAACAGAccaaagtaagaaatatacCTTTCTTAACACGCCAAGCAGCATACTTGGTACATTCCTTCTTAGTATGTCCAGGCTTATTACAGAAAAAACATGTTACCTcaactttctgtttcttttgttctagGCCATTAGAAGCAGCAACCTTATTATCCTTATTCTTTCGTTTGCCCTTATCCTTGGAAGTGCTAGCCAGATGAGCACTTTCGGTCTTGTCttgcttcaatctctcttcctcttgcacacaaatgaaatgagctcattaagagtccatttaTCCTTTTGACAGTTATAACTGACCTTGAATTGATTAAGTTGTGCAGGAAGAGAGATGAGAACCAAATGCACGAGTAAATCATCAGATAACTCAAGTTTCAAAGCCTTAAGTTTTGAAGCAAGATGAGACATCTCCATGATGTACTCCCGAACATTACCCTTGCCTTTATACTTCATTGAAATCAAGCTTGCTAAAAGCGTGCTCGTTTCAGCCTTATCATTTTTGGCAAAACGTTTCTGAATTTCCGCAAGGAAGTCACTGGCATTAGTAACCTCATCGGTTACTGCACCCCTGAAAGCTTCTGGAATTCCGCGcttcatgatcataagactTAGCCTATTTGAACGTTCCCACTTACCCAAATAAACCTCATCCTCTTGAGTACTTTGCTCATTGAGTTCATCAGGTTTGGGCATTCTCAAGGCTAAGTCTATATCCATGCAGCCTAAGAGAATCATCATATTCTCTTTCCAGTCCTTAAAATTAGTCCCATTTAACATAGGGACATTATTGATGTTGGCAGATATAGAAGTAGTTGATATAAAAGCTGAATcgagaacaaaataaaatgaatcaaataaaccatcatgctcacataaaataagcaattaaacacataatctttaaatttaaaagcaaattatgacatttcaagatacctagcacaacaTTAATATCAAGTCTTTGGACAGTAATATTAACTGTAAGTGGTACTCTTGTTGTAGTGATCAAACATTGATGATAAGTtatgtcaaataataaatctatctttggattgatttattattcacaTTAAGTTACCTTTATAATCATCACATATTTATCACCACAGGTATGTATGCAATTTGaccaaatattaactttcctttGGGCCAGTCAATACCCGCATGAATcacatacacacaaatatctaaCACCCCGAACAGACTAATCTACACGAAAGATGTCACTTTGGTGATTTTCCTCTTTAATTAGCCTATTTAAAATGCtagatcaataacttaaatattaatatcataaaatgctattaaataataataataataataataatagtaataaaaaaaatttatcaactcaatatttcataaatcttaatccattgacatatatatatatatatatattaaaataataactcaaagAATTAATCAAGgagttggctctgataccacttgttataactcaaccaagatgaataccctaatttcatatatactggaatctcctgattaaaaatgagtagaaaaataatagcggaaacatacctgaatccattgaaggagaaaccttataggaagaaaaccctttgagatggtcttccaattctggccactagattctgtgtcaatttctctctgagaggattttcggaaattggaatgcgtagtggtagaatggggaccataaccctatttataaactgctagggcagttttaattttatcacaattatatttctacccctcatagaaataataattatctaatggtatctacacaataatctcatgacaattatacccttaagccaattaatcaattattaattagatcactatatttaggcttaattaaatgatagcacacacattttaattatttacatgtgtggcccaaattatagattaattacaaaaaattaatctaacaccAGCATTTAATGATTTTATACTTGGTGGAAGCTTGGAAATTTCTTGAAGGCTTTTGCACTGATTCACAGAAAGGACCCTTAGATTAGAAAGTCTATGCACCCCCTCAGGTACCATAACCAAATTGTTCCTGCTAAGGTTTAATTCTTCCAAGAAGCGTAAGCGGCCAAGATTGTCATTGATTGATCCATCTGTTAGATTGCAGCCACTAAGATCTAAATATTTTAAGGAGTATAAACCTGACAAATAAGGCAACTGCAAACCAGTCCCATCTGAGTTTTCTCTACGCAGTAACCTGAATACAAGGGACGAAATCCAGGAGTTAGATGTTGATCCTTTACATCCCCTAAAGGATAACTCTTTAAGGTTTCTCAAGTGAACAAGTGAGAAAGGTGGTTGTGTTATGGCAGTCCATCAGCTTGAAGAATCATTAAGTATTGCAAGCTTCCCAGTTCCTCTGGCAATTTGTTGAGGTTCGAGCAACCAGAGACAATGAGGGTTTCAAGGGATCTCAAACTGCAAATGCTGTTCGGAAGACTCCTGAGGTTTTTGCATTTTCTTAGACTCAATAACTGAAGGCCTTTAAGATGAACAATTGAGGGGGGTAGCTCTTTTATAGACGTTCCATCTAAAAGAAGCTTTTGTAAACTTTCCATAACCTCCATGATTTCTGGAAACATCTCTAGTCCTGAACAGCTAGAGAACACCAGAGTTTCAAGGGATTTCAAAGAACAAATGTTGCTTGGAAGAATCTTAAGGTTTTTGCAGTTTTTCATATCCAATGAAACAAGTTGTGGAAGAAACACCACTGAAGAAGGAAGTTCTACAATAGCAGTCCCTTCCAAATTAAGCTCCGACAAATATTCCATATACCCTTGGATCTCTGGAAACTTGTCAAGTTTTGAGCAGCCAGAGAGGttaagaacttcaagttttTCCAATACAGTGATGCTTGGAAAATGGTGAAGCATTTTGCAGTTTTTCATGTTCAAGATGGTCAGATTTATCAGCTTTGCAACTGATGGGTGCACCTCAAGCAAACTTGTACAACCATCAAGAATTAGCCTCTTCACATGTGGTGCACCCGACAAGTTCGGACACTCCACAAGGTGTTGAGAGTTACTGAGATTGATGACTTTTAACTTTCCAAGACACTGtaacataaaatagaataaaattaagattttcCAACAAATTTGCTTGGCTAGCTGAACTTTAAACTTTGTTGATAAAGGAGTAGTAATCATACCTTGTGCTCTTTCCAAAGTCGTTTTATGCTGCTATACTTCAAACTGAGTTCAACCAATTTCTCACCATGAAAATTTGATGGCAATGATTCCGAAGTCCATCCATCCCAATGGAGATATCTCAACTCATGAGAGGAAATTTAAAATCTTGAGGAAGATGTACTGTgtcagaaatattttttaaattatgatagaATCGGAGCAATCTAAgctttttcatctttttgaaaGCATCAGTTGTAAGATGTATTTCTTTTGATGCAGACATGTCTAGGAATATGCCTTCAATTGCCTGTGTCCCCTGAAAACCATGAACAAGGGATAAGTGAAGCACGAAATGCATAAAACCTAACTGAAATTACATAAATGAgcagttaaaaaataaaagccttaaaagtttaaataagGTCAGGTACTTAAGCTCTTACCATATTTGTTGTCAATACATGATAGATATCTTTAGGGTCCCACAATCTGCTCCATTTGCCAAGTTCATCAGGATATTTCTCCCGAACAATATCCCAACCCATTTGCTGTATTAAATCATGCATCAATAACTTGTCATTCGAAACACTAATGAGAGATTTTTCATTGAGTGCTCTTATTCCACTGTGTGCATAGAAATTGCAAGCGTCAAGTATTTCTCTAACAAAATTTATATCCTCCCCTTTGAAGAAGCATGCAATATCAAGGAGCATTCTTCTTTGTATGGCGTCCAGTCCATGAAAACTTGTAAGAAGCACACTATGGATTTTCTGACTACGTAATTTTCTCATCTTAGCCGACTCATTTTCCCATTCAGGTTTTGTCCTACCATATAAGAGAGAACCCAGAACCTTAAGATCCAATGGAAGTCCCTTACAATAATCCACTATGCATCTTGAGAGCTTTATAAAACCTTTTCGAGGACCATCCATCGTAAACGCATACAGAGAAAAGAGGTGAAGAGCTtcctcaaaatttaattccttaACCTCGTATAATCGAAACACCTGTAGTAAACGTTTATCTCTAGTCGTTACAATAATTCTACTACCCGAACCAAACCATTCAGACCTTACAGCTAAGAATTCTAATTGAGCCTGATCATCAATGTCATCAAGAATAACAAGAACCTTTCTAAAGCGGAGTTTATCCTTTATCATATTAATGCCTTCATAAATGTTCCTTGCACTTGGAAAATAGGGCCCCGTAAGAGCTTTAAGAAGTTCATTTTGTAACTGAAGCAAATCCCTCTTGCTAACACTTGAAAGAAAGCAAGcatcttcaaatttataaaaattttggttaTATACAATTTTAGCGAGGGTTGTCTTGCCTATTCCACCAATTCCATGTATCCCAATCATGCGAACATCGTCTGAGTCATTAGATATTAATGAAGCAATATCTTTCAAACAAGGTCCCATTCCAATCAGTTTATCATCAAGATCTAAGGGCTTTCTAACAGAAATCAACTCCCAAATTTCTTGAACAATTTTCTGAATAGCCTCTGTTTCATACCTGCCAATTACAAAGCATGACAAAACACGCAATAATGAGCTACAAATGTAATAAACATAGAATTAAACAGATGATGTTTAGTTTTCTTCACAACAATTGAACTATAACAAGCATGTAGGGTACCTTGAAGAGATAAAAGTTAACTCAATTAACTGATATCTTTATATATGACTTATTAATTGGAATGTGTAGAACAAATTTATATCAAACAAGTTGAACTATAGCAAGCATATAGGATACCTTGAAGGGATAAAAGTTAACTTAATTAACTTACATCTTTATATATGACTTATTAATTGGAATGTGTATAGAACAAATTCATATGAAACAAAATTGatgttctataaaatatttcattcttaGAGACTCCCTTTAAATATTGACACCggagagaaaaagaataattggaaaatggaaagggaatgaaaagaaaaggaagaaaataataaataaataaataaacaaaaatgaattaaCAATAAGCTACCGTCCATAACTATTCCTTGATCACATTTTCAACCTTTCTAAGTTTTTTCCGATCAAAGTACATAAGCTTTCAAAACAACttctattatatttatttgCCATCGTGTTCAGTTTTCTTGGAAGATTCCATTGTTTCCTTGAAGAAAACATCATTTCAGCACATGAAtgctaaataaaattatatacaaaCAAGCATAAGCATGGAGTAATATACCCAGAATTGgctcaattctttttttctttttttggtcaTGTCCTTGCTGATGTGAGTGCATGGTGCCTAAAAGATTAATCCAGAATTCAATTCATATAGTTGTAAATGAATGAAAGCAGCTGAAAGCAAAGATTCATACATACCCATCCTCCTGCACATGCCATCCAGACAAATTGGCCGCTTCCGTCAGTGCCTTCCTCCATCTCAGCACCCTCTCCTCAGTGACTTCTCCGTATCGTGCAAATGCTTCTTCAAAATTCCCCTTTTGTTTCCGCACATCAGATGGGTCCACATGATAGAAAATTGGCAAAACCATTTGTCTCTTTTCTTTCCTGGACCGCATAATCTTATCAAGCTCATCCAAGCACCATTTTGAATGAGCATAGTTTTGCGAAAAAACGACAACAGAATTCATTGAATCTTCAATAGCTTTCAAGAGTGAAGGTTGAATCTCTCCTCCTCTTTCAAGTCCTTCATCATCTCTGAAGGTGCGAATATCCATCCGCATCAACTCCTTGTAAAGATGATCCGTAAAATTGAAACGGGTGTCTTCGCCTCTAAAGCTCAAAAAGATGTTCCAACGCCATGGAAAAGGAGAGAGAGTTGATCTAGTTGAGCTTCCCTTTCTCTTTGGAGCCATAGTCGGGGACGTTGTTTGTCCAAAATTACGAGACACTCAGGAAATTTTTGGGTTGTTAAGtgtcaaaaactcaaaatttcaagagagTCAGAAGATTTATCCCTCTACCTTCTAACATTGGAACTTCCTCCAATCTTCCAACCAACTTTAatattcactttttcttttttaatgtacTGAATTAGGATTGTTAAtaagtctattaattttaaaacaataatttaaaactcaaaaacaaacataattactactataaatttatggatttaaattagttcaaaataactttattgttttttttttctacacataactatatttttgtgaattttcttattaaaaaaaaaagaacttcgAATCAATAGAGACTCTATGTGTTGTATAAATTAactagtttaataatttttaaaaataatttaaaatttgaaaataaaactagttattatttaaaataatatattaagatcAATACATtataagttattatttttttattttccttgtacacataactatattttctaaatttttatactAGGTAAATGGATTATAAATTAAGGCATAAATAACAATTAACttcttttacaaattttctcatttttaagagtaatttaaaattaaaaaattccttCAATTAATTGCAAAACCAGTCTAAAATGTTTTGTGCATAAATAAGTACTAACATTGGCCagcatattaaaaatcaattccttttaaataaaatattactaatGATTACCATtccctatttttaataaataaataaaaaaatcaattatacttttatGCCGGATggtatccatatttttataatatatattaaatttaaatgatattatataatcaaatttaaggTGTCCGGATGccaataattaaattgaaaacgCGTGTCTTGGGCAACAAGAAAAAACGTGTGGGGACGCTGAATGGGGCAAAATCCTGTCTTAGACGACTACATcgttttgaaaaaggaaaaaacaaagaattaaaaacaaGGAGAAAACAGATGAAACAATCCCGCTAACCTCCCTACAATTCCA is drawn from Vitis riparia cultivar Riparia Gloire de Montpellier isolate 1030 chromosome 18, EGFV_Vit.rip_1.0, whole genome shotgun sequence and contains these coding sequences:
- the LOC117905698 gene encoding uncharacterized protein LOC117905698, which produces MDIDLALRMPKPDELNEQSTQEDEVYLGKWERSNRLSLMIMKRGIPEAFRGAVTDEVTNASDFLAEIQKRFAKNDKAETSTLLASLISMKYKGKGNVREYIMEMSHLASKLKALKLELSDDLLVHLVLISLPAQLNQFKRKRD
- the LOC117905699 gene encoding disease resistance protein RUN1-like, translated to MAPKRKGSSTRSTLSPFPWRWNIFLSFRGEDTRFNFTDHLYKELMRMDIRTFRDDEGLERGGEIQPSLLKAIEDSMNSVVVFSQNYAHSKWCLDELDKIMRSRKEKRQMVLPIFYHVDPSDVRKQKGNFEEAFARYGEVTEERVLRWRKALTEAANLSGWHVQEDGYETEAIQKIVQEIWELISVRKPLDLDDKLIGMGPCLKDIASLISNDSDDVRMIGIHGIGGIGKTTLAKIVYNQNFYKFEDACFLSSVSKRDLLQLQNELLKALTGPYFPSARNIYEGINMIKDKLRFRKVLVILDDIDDQAQLEFLAVRSEWFGSGSRIIVTTRDKRLLQVFRLYEVKELNFEEALHLFSLYAFTMDGPRKGFIKLSRCIVDYCKGLPLDLKVLGSLLYGRTKPEWENESAKMRKLRSQKIHSVLLTSFHGLDAIQRRMLLDIACFFKGEDINFVREILDACNFYAHSGIRALNEKSLISVSNDKLLMHDLIQQMGWDIVREKYPDELGKWSRLWDPKDIYHVLTTNMLGFMHFVLHLSLVHGFQGTQCLGKLKVINLSNSQHLVECPNLSGAPHVKRLILDGCTSLLEVHPSVAKLINLTILNMKNCKMLHHFPSITVLEKLEVLNLSGCSKLDKFPEIQGYMEYLSELNLEGTAIVELPSSVVFLPQLVSLDMKNCKNLKILPSNICSLKSLETLVFSSCSGLEMFPEIMEVMESLQKLLLDGTSIKELPPSIVHLKGLQLLSLRKCKNLRSLPNSICSLRSLETLIVSGCSNLNKLPEELGSLQYLMILQADGLP